The Panicum virgatum strain AP13 chromosome 3N, P.virgatum_v5, whole genome shotgun sequence genome includes the window TGCCATTTTGAACATGAAAAAAGGCAAGCGAATACTGCCAAAGTGACCCGCTgagcagatttttttttttttgttttcaggaGATGATGGCATCAAAAAGGCTAGAAGGTGGCTCTGGTGAATAGCAAACCAGCAATTGTTTCGTGCCAAAGGGAAGGTAGGTGAGTTTTTTATTTAGCAAACTGTCACAGGCTATAGAATTTCCTCCAACTGAACAATCTTAGACGTTCTAACTTTGTAACATGGTCTGAAAGAGAAACCAGGTAAAAAATTCAAACATTTGAAATGCATGCTCACAGATGGTGAAGCAAAAATGGAAGGAAAAACATACCATGTAAGTGGAATTCCAATGTGTTGTTGGGGACAAACTCATAAACAAGCAACCTCTTGCCTCCAGAAATGCAATAACCAACCAAAGACACAAGATGTTTGTGATGTACTCGGCTGATAATCTCAACCTCAGCCTGGAACTCACGCTCTCCCTGGCCACTTCCAAGCTTCAATTGCTTTACAGCAATCTCTTTGCCATTTGGCAGCAATCCTCTGTGGACGTACCCAAAACCACCTTGTCCAAGGAGATTAGCATCAGAGAATCCATCAGTTGCCCTCACCAACTCTTCATACGTGAATGTGCTCTTCGAGAAGCCAAGGGCAGCGCCAGGGGATGGTGGAGGTAGGATCTCGCCACCAGAGTAATTAGAACCAGACCCACCGCTACTGTTTAACATTgccggaggaggtggcggtggctgtgGAGGGCGGTTGGCATATGCTGGCGGAGGTGAAGGGTGCATCTTGACAACATGTtcaggtggtggtggaggtgcattttgctgctgccaattttggtaTGTTCCACCATATGGATCCTCTGCGGTAAGATAAAAGATCATGTGAGATAAATTATGTCAACATCTTGCAACAACTTACATTCTTCAAAGTTCAACTGGTATTTGATTTAGATAATGGGCATGACAACCATCAACAGTTACAAGATAATGTAATCTCAGGAGTAATTTATTGTTGAACTCCTGTCGTGGCTACGGGTTTACCATCACGACTAAGGATTATCAATGAAAACGAAATTCAGGTCCGATTCTCTTGAAATTGAAAATAGCATGTATACTTAGTGAACTTAATACTTTTCAACCTACTTTGCACATGTCAACAAGACCTACGCGAAGAATCGGGCACTCACACACCTAACACCCATGATGCCGCGACCTAAGATCCACCGCCAACCGAATTGCCAGGAAGACAAGAATTGAAACCGACAGCAACGTGACTAGTAGCTACTCGACACCGCACGCCAGACCTGGATATAGACAGCGACAGGCAGGCAGGCACGGGAGGTGTAGTAGTACGAGAGATCTGAAACTCACCCTTgtacggcggcggaggtggcggcgggtaCCCGTAGTGCTgttgcggcggcgcgcggcggcgcttcttACGGAGGCAGCAGAGGCAGATGAAGCtggcgaggagcagcagcacgaACCCGCCAACGGCCACGCCCACCACGAGCGACGTGGAGGgcccgttgccgccgccgccccccgagTGGGACTTGGGCGGGGACGGGGAGTGGCTTGGCGTGGACGGCGACCTGCCGGACGACGGCGTGGAGGGGGActtgccgccccctcccccggacgacggcggcgagggcgtgtCGGAGGGcggggacggcgcggcgggcgtGCCCCCACcgggggaggagggcgacggcgcggagggcgtcgccggggtggaggaggagggcgagggcggGGACGCGGCGGGGGTCGCGGGCGCCGGGACGGatggggaggagggcggcggcgcggcgggggccggTGGGGACGGCGCTGGCGGGGCGGGCGACGCcggggtggacggcggcggcgcggacggggtcggcggcggcggggtggtcgCGTTGGCCGGCGGGGCTGGCGGCgtggtcggcgccggcgcgcccgtCGGCGACGACATCGCGCCCCGGAACCCCCGCTGCTCCGGCTCCGGAGCTGGGACTGGGAGCTGGGGCCGGCCGGTTGCTTAGCGCGTAAGAGTGAAGTGGCGGATGAGGAGAAGGACGCCGAGATGCTTCGCGCTCGATTCGCgtcgagagtgagagagagagagagagagagagagagagagaatcgcAGGAAAGCTAGCTAGTAATCAATCAGCTAGCTAGTAATCGCAGCGGGAGAtggggagggaggagcagcagccgcagccgcagcctgGGCAGGCGAGTAGGCAGGCGGGGGCGGTCGGGCGTTAAATGGAAGAAAGTGAGACGGAGGTGGGAAAGCGGTAGGTGACAGCGCGGGCGTGGTgggcccgccgcccccgcggctCGCTCGACAGCCAGCGTTCgtatcgggtcgggtcgggtcggtcGTCCAGTTGCGTACCGGgattcttcagctgcacggtcacCGACAGGTGGACGAGGCTGCCGCGGTGGGAGCacggggcccacatgtcggcgAGCTCGGGGGAGGATGACGTAGGGGGCGGCGTCGGTAGCGCCTCCCTCCGCGTCCGCCCGCGGGAGATGGTGGTGGGAACGGACGGGGGTGATCCACCGGATAAAAAG containing:
- the LOC120663933 gene encoding proline-rich receptor-like protein kinase PERK1 is translated as MSSPTGAPAPTTPPAPPANATTPPPPTPSAPPPSTPASPAPPAPSPPAPAAPPPSSPSVPAPATPAASPPSPSSSTPATPSAPSPSSPGGGTPAAPSPPSDTPSPPSSGGGGGKSPSTPSSGRSPSTPSHSPSPPKSHSGGGGGNGPSTSLVVGVAVGGFVLLLLASFICLCCLRKKRRRAPPQQHYGYPPPPPPPYKEDPYGGTYQNWQQQNAPPPPPEHVVKMHPSPPPAYANRPPQPPPPPPAMLNSSGGSGSNYSGGEILPPPSPGAALGFSKSTFTYEELVRATDGFSDANLLGQGGFGYVHRGLLPNGKEIAVKQLKLGSGQGEREFQAEVEIISRVHHKHLVSLVGYCISGGKRLLVYEFVPNNTLEFHLHGKDRPTMEWPTRLKIALGAAKGLAYLHEDCHPKIIHRDIKASNILLDFKFEAKVADFGLAKFTTDNNTHVSTRVMGTFGYLAPEYASSGKLSEKSDVFSFGVMLLELITGRRPVDTTQTYMDDSLVDWARPLLMRALEDGEYDSLVDPRLGKDFNPNEMARMIACAAACVRHSARRRPRMSQVVRALEGDVSLEDLNEGVRPGHSRLFGSYSSSDYDSGQYNEDMKKFRKMAFNTNYTSSQYSAPTSEYGQIPSASSSEGHQTQEMESGAMKKSACSGYSSGYSGAS